A genomic segment from Streptomyces sp. NBC_00459 encodes:
- a CDS encoding LacI family DNA-binding transcriptional regulator — protein sequence MRRPRTPSRKRPTILDVAAHAGVSHQTVSRFLRGNGGMKPQTVARIERAVADLDYRPNLVARSMRTRRSNRVTVVLPAMTTFVPSQILRGASAEAQAAGYLLDIVGLEGDERVRGDRVRALLDSGQAEGVLTFTPIGDLVKLGLDQTPTVVIGEYDDRMRSHGITADGEPAAMIIDHLVSLGHRRFVHVAGSTDWMSARKRREVYLRTVADRGLENYAVIDGDWSVRSGYEAARGLSADSGVTAVLAANDDVAMGVIRGFQDRGWRVPEDVSVFGWDNQEFTAYFNPSISTVDLDREAMGRRAMRALLARIREETETELRLDLDCRLVLRESSGPARTNHAV from the coding sequence ATGAGACGGCCGAGGACGCCGTCCAGGAAGCGTCCCACTATTCTCGACGTCGCGGCGCACGCGGGTGTCTCGCATCAGACCGTCTCGCGCTTTCTGCGGGGCAACGGAGGCATGAAGCCGCAGACCGTCGCCCGTATCGAGCGGGCCGTGGCCGACCTGGACTATAGGCCCAACCTGGTGGCCCGGTCGATGCGCACCCGCAGGTCGAACCGTGTCACCGTGGTCCTGCCCGCCATGACGACCTTCGTGCCCTCGCAGATCCTGCGGGGAGCGTCCGCCGAGGCACAGGCGGCCGGTTACCTGCTCGACATCGTCGGCCTGGAAGGGGACGAACGAGTCAGGGGCGACCGTGTCCGCGCCCTGCTCGACTCCGGCCAGGCCGAAGGGGTCCTGACCTTCACCCCCATCGGCGACCTGGTGAAGCTGGGGCTGGACCAGACTCCTACGGTCGTCATCGGCGAGTACGACGACCGGATGAGGTCTCACGGGATCACGGCCGACGGTGAGCCGGCCGCCATGATCATCGATCACCTCGTATCCCTGGGCCATCGGCGTTTCGTCCATGTCGCCGGCAGCACGGACTGGATGTCGGCACGCAAGCGACGCGAGGTCTATCTGCGGACAGTCGCCGATCGGGGCCTGGAGAACTACGCCGTCATCGACGGCGACTGGTCCGTGCGGTCCGGATACGAAGCGGCCCGGGGGCTCTCGGCGGACTCCGGCGTCACCGCGGTGCTCGCCGCCAACGACGACGTCGCCATGGGTGTCATCCGCGGCTTCCAGGACCGTGGGTGGCGCGTCCCTGAGGACGTGAGTGTCTTCGGCTGGGACAACCAGGAGTTCACCGCTTACTTCAATCCGTCCATCTCCACCGTGGACCTCGACCGTGAGGCCATGGGGAGGCGGGCCATGCGGGCCCTGCTCGCCCGTATCCGCGAGGAGACGGAGACGGAGCTGCGTCTGGACCTCGACTGCCGTCTCGTGCTGCGCGAGTCGTCCGGACCGGCGAGGACGAACCACGCCGTGTAA
- a CDS encoding ABC transporter substrate-binding protein, giving the protein MNHSSRPGRRARLRAAGLTCSVFALVLSAGCAGDSAGSDGRTVIRFNWWGSDSRHEMTKQIIAAFEKQHPDIDVQPEYSNWDDYWKKLSTGAAAGDMPDVLQITDPFMYSYIDNGQLMDLKKVKDVLHTDRLPANSMAMTTVKGGLYGVPAGDSAFGIAADPAVFKQAGVPLPDDTKWSWDDYVKISQAVSRTKGLVGTVMPLYPNDLGTWLRQHGEDYWTEDGSRIGFTEGTVAAYWEWVVKLRDSGGTTSADAAVEALSSGAGVEQSLVAQHKAAMTDVSVTQLGALEGASGREARLLLFPGESGASQVGAYTKPGIFFGASARTEHPKEAAELLDFLVNSPEAGKIQKFDRGVPNNPDVLKAITPELSPAEKRIADYLGRVNSLKPTALHIPNAEAGPAVPEIFQRLNEDVLFKRLSPKEAAEKFISEIKSEL; this is encoded by the coding sequence ATGAACCACTCGTCCCGTCCGGGCAGACGCGCTCGACTCCGCGCGGCCGGGCTGACCTGTTCGGTCTTCGCCCTCGTCCTCTCCGCGGGCTGCGCCGGAGACTCCGCCGGCAGCGATGGCAGGACCGTCATCCGGTTCAACTGGTGGGGATCGGACTCCCGGCACGAGATGACCAAGCAGATCATCGCGGCGTTCGAGAAGCAGCACCCGGACATCGACGTCCAGCCCGAGTACTCCAACTGGGACGACTACTGGAAGAAGCTGTCGACCGGGGCCGCCGCCGGTGACATGCCCGACGTCCTGCAGATCACCGACCCGTTCATGTACTCGTACATCGACAACGGGCAGCTGATGGACCTCAAGAAGGTCAAGGACGTCCTGCACACGGACAGGCTGCCCGCCAACTCGATGGCGATGACGACCGTGAAGGGCGGACTCTACGGCGTCCCGGCCGGCGACAGCGCCTTCGGCATCGCCGCGGACCCGGCGGTGTTCAAGCAGGCCGGCGTTCCCCTTCCGGACGACACCAAGTGGTCGTGGGACGACTACGTGAAGATCTCCCAGGCCGTCTCTAGAACGAAGGGTCTGGTCGGCACGGTGATGCCGCTCTACCCCAACGACCTGGGGACCTGGCTGCGACAGCACGGCGAGGACTACTGGACCGAGGACGGCAGCCGGATCGGGTTCACCGAGGGCACCGTGGCCGCCTACTGGGAATGGGTCGTCAAGCTGCGCGACAGCGGCGGCACGACCAGCGCGGACGCGGCGGTCGAGGCGCTGTCGTCGGGAGCCGGTGTCGAACAGAGCCTGGTCGCCCAGCACAAGGCGGCCATGACCGACGTGTCCGTCACCCAGCTCGGCGCGCTCGAGGGCGCCAGCGGACGCGAGGCCAGGCTGCTCCTCTTCCCCGGGGAGAGCGGGGCCTCCCAGGTCGGCGCCTACACCAAGCCCGGCATCTTCTTCGGCGCCTCCGCGCGGACCGAACACCCCAAGGAGGCCGCGGAGCTGCTCGACTTCCTGGTCAACTCGCCCGAGGCGGGCAAAATCCAGAAGTTCGACCGCGGTGTTCCCAACAACCCCGACGTGCTCAAGGCGATCACGCCGGAGCTGTCCCCCGCGGAGAAGCGGATCGCCGACTACCTGGGCCGGGTCAACTCCCTGAAGCCGACCGCCCTGCACATTCCCAACGCGGAGGCCGGGCCCGCCGTCCCCGAGATCTTCCAGCGGCTCAACGAGGACGTGCTGTTCAAGCGGCTGTCGCCCAAGGAGGCGGCCGAGAAGTTCATCTCCGAGATCAAGTCCGAGCTCTGA
- a CDS encoding beta-galactosidase has protein sequence MNTFGRRLPGVVYGGDYNPEQWPREVWQEDVRLMRAAGVRLVSLGVFSWSVLEPADGRFDFAWLDEIMDLLWANGIHVNLATPNAAPPPWLATDFPETLSVDRQGVRHGIGSRGHLCPSSPVYRDRSRRIATALAERYGQHPGLAMWHIGNEYHSDCFCELCDDRFRTWLRQRYDTLDELNHRWGTAFWSQRYSDWSQVHLPKPVRGWVNPSRELDFSRFTSDLLLELVTQERDLLHGITPDVPATTNFFQCRLTDSHRWAKELDVVAFDCYPDPGKPDAMAVAAFQYDLMRSLGGGRPWMLMEQAAGAVSQWKNNQVKQTGRMRLGSYQAVAHGSDAVMFFQWRASRQGQEKFHSAMLPHGGENTRTWQEVKALGNELRTVDEVATARTAAQVAIVWDWQNWWAVEGCAHPDNAFDYRDTVARHHRALWNSQVAVDVVTLDGDLSPYRVLVIPNQYLMTSQQSAAVRKFVADGGHLVVSCFSGIVDEDDRIVEGGYPGALREVIGAHVQEFSPLPDGATVPVQGAGHSALDGFSATASRWQDDLVTETARPLATYRGGHLADRPAVVEHDLGLGRAVYIGTRLDDDALEELVRHVLDRADVLPVHEAPRGVEVTERRTETSTYLFLLNHRQDEVAVTLDRSGTDLITGRQLEAGETLFLDAADVAVVRSTSAAPRQAEPSSSDS, from the coding sequence ATGAACACCTTTGGCCGTCGACTGCCGGGAGTCGTCTACGGCGGGGACTACAACCCGGAGCAGTGGCCGAGGGAGGTGTGGCAGGAGGACGTCCGGCTCATGCGCGCCGCGGGCGTGCGGCTGGTGAGCCTCGGCGTCTTCTCCTGGTCCGTGCTGGAGCCGGCCGACGGCCGGTTCGACTTCGCCTGGCTCGACGAGATCATGGACCTGCTGTGGGCGAACGGCATCCACGTCAACCTGGCGACACCGAACGCCGCGCCGCCGCCCTGGCTCGCCACCGACTTCCCCGAAACCCTGTCGGTGGACCGGCAGGGAGTGCGGCACGGCATCGGCAGCAGAGGACATCTCTGCCCCTCCTCCCCGGTCTACCGGGACCGCAGCCGACGCATCGCCACCGCGCTGGCCGAGCGGTACGGTCAGCATCCCGGGCTGGCCATGTGGCACATCGGCAACGAGTACCACTCCGACTGCTTCTGCGAACTGTGCGACGACCGCTTCCGCACCTGGCTGCGGCAGCGCTACGACACCCTGGACGAACTCAACCACCGGTGGGGCACGGCGTTCTGGAGCCAGCGCTACAGCGACTGGTCCCAGGTGCACCTGCCCAAGCCCGTACGCGGCTGGGTCAACCCTTCCCGTGAGCTGGACTTCTCCCGCTTCACCTCCGACCTTCTGCTGGAACTCGTCACGCAGGAGCGCGACCTGCTCCACGGGATCACGCCCGACGTGCCGGCGACCACCAACTTCTTCCAGTGCCGGCTGACCGACAGCCACCGCTGGGCGAAGGAACTCGACGTCGTCGCCTTCGACTGCTACCCCGACCCGGGAAAGCCCGACGCGATGGCCGTCGCCGCCTTCCAGTACGACCTGATGCGCTCACTCGGAGGCGGCCGTCCCTGGATGCTGATGGAACAGGCGGCAGGCGCGGTGAGCCAGTGGAAGAACAACCAGGTCAAGCAGACGGGCCGGATGCGCCTGGGCTCCTACCAGGCCGTCGCGCACGGCTCCGACGCGGTGATGTTCTTCCAGTGGCGGGCCTCACGCCAGGGGCAGGAGAAGTTCCATTCGGCGATGCTCCCGCACGGCGGTGAGAACACCCGGACCTGGCAGGAGGTCAAGGCGCTCGGCAACGAGCTGCGGACCGTCGACGAGGTCGCCACGGCACGGACCGCCGCACAGGTCGCGATCGTGTGGGACTGGCAGAACTGGTGGGCCGTGGAGGGCTGCGCCCACCCGGACAACGCCTTCGACTACCGGGACACCGTGGCCCGTCACCACCGTGCCCTGTGGAACAGCCAGGTCGCCGTCGACGTCGTCACCCTCGACGGCGACCTGTCGCCTTACCGCGTCCTGGTGATCCCCAATCAGTACCTGATGACTAGTCAGCAGAGCGCGGCGGTACGGAAGTTCGTGGCGGACGGCGGCCATCTCGTCGTCTCCTGCTTCTCCGGGATCGTCGACGAGGACGACCGGATCGTGGAAGGCGGCTACCCGGGTGCCCTGCGCGAGGTCATCGGCGCGCACGTCCAGGAGTTCTCCCCGCTGCCCGACGGAGCCACCGTCCCGGTCCAGGGGGCGGGCCACTCCGCGCTGGACGGATTCTCCGCGACCGCCTCCCGCTGGCAGGACGACCTCGTGACGGAGACCGCCCGACCGCTCGCCACCTACCGCGGGGGCCATCTCGCCGACAGGCCCGCGGTGGTCGAGCACGACCTCGGCCTGGGCCGCGCCGTGTACATCGGTACCCGTCTGGACGACGACGCCCTCGAAGAGCTGGTGCGACACGTTCTGGACCGCGCGGACGTGCTGCCCGTGCACGAGGCACCTCGGGGAGTCGAGGTCACCGAGCGGCGGACGGAGACGAGCACGTACCTGTTCCTGCTCAACCACCGGCAGGACGAGGTGGCCGTCACCCTCGACCGCTCCGGCACCGACCTGATCACCGGGCGCCAACTGGAGGCCGGGGAGACGCTCTTCCTCGACGCGGCGGACGTGGCCGTCGTACGCAGCACCTCGGCCGCCCCGCGCCAGGCCGAGCCGTCGTCGAGCGACTCCTGA